The nucleotide window GTTGTTGGTGAGGTGCAAATGAATAAGCCTGATGAATTAACATTTTTCGTGGTACTATAAGTCAGTCCTCAAGGCCCACCAAaaggtcatgatttgaggattACATGAAGGCTTATCATCTTAGGGCATATAAACCGGGTATTTCCTGAGACATCCACTTTAACAGGGACCACTGGTTCTGCTATGTTGAAGAGCTTTTTCAGTTTTAAGAGTTTTTCCAAGCAAAATGGACTGGCACCCGTACCAATCAGCTGCCTGGCGCCTGCACTACATGGTGAACAAAGTTTGTTTCCGTTTCTTGTGTAGTGGTGGTAACTGCTGCTCCAATCCTGTTCAAGTGAATAGGTGCTGAGCTGCAGTTTCAGGTCACCACAGATACACAGTGAATGGACACAAACTTCATTCACTGTCTAGTGAATCTTATTGATGTGTAAGGGCCCGttcatatcttgcagttttcattctcaccactaagctgagactttaaAATTATTTAATTGCTCTTAGTGTCTTTATGTTATGTGTGGAAAGCGGAGGCGTGCAACATACTTCATTGAGGCAGTGAGGTTTTACTTAATGTgaatgggccttaaaggggttgtccggcgataaaaaattattcacagaataacacacattacaaagttatacaactttgtaatgtatgttatgtctgtgaatggcccccttccccgtgtcccaccacccccacccgtgtacccggaagtgtggtgtgctatacattacctgtcacgtgccgaccacggtctccgatcctcagcagtgacgtcttcttcgggaggccagcggatcttcccgagtgccggccgccctctgcagcgtcatccgaagcataactatgctcagccaatcgcggctgagcagctgatgacatggccgcgtcattagccgctcagctgcgattggctgagctcagttatgctcagccaatcgcggctgagcttcggatgacgctgcatagggcggccggcactcgggaagatccgctggcctcccgaagaagacgtcactgctgacgatcggagaccgtggacgacacgagatgcggtgagtataatgcaccacacttccgggtctagcgtgggtggggggaaacacggggaagggggccattcacagacataacatacattacaaagttgtataactttgtaatgtgtgttattctgtgaataattttttatcgccggacaacccctttaaattagaacATGTTTCTTTACATTTATAGGCAATAAAGCCTCTTATGCTCTGCAGAAGGAAATACAATTTTAACCAGTCTAGGCCACactcctggactccagactgatacattgcagCATGGGATGAGGTTGTGAAACTGTTTCTCTACAAAGTAACATTTGTAACCAGGAATTGTGATGCTCTAGCACAGCAGTGCCTGTTGGCTATTATCAGGATTACTTTATTCCTAAAGTTGTGTGTATGATATATGCAATAGACCTCAGTAATGTTCTGTCATCTGTAATTATTTTCTTCAGGATGAATCCAAACCCCCATATTCATATGCACAGCTCATTGTTCAAGCTATCTCCTGTGCAAAGGATCGACAACTCACATTGAGTGGAATCTATGCCCATATTACTAAGCATTACCCTTACTACAGGTCTGCTGATAAAGGCTGGCAGGTACGTCTGTTTCTGGAAGAGCAAATATAACAAAAATGCCATAATAACTAGTTAAGAGTCCATGTGGCACATTTGTGTGAAAAAATCTGTTGCGATACATAGCATTGTGATGGATGGACCCTAGACCCCCTACGGTAACCAAACAGAAGTCCATTATAAACTGCTGCTTTATGAATATATCACTTGGGAATGTGTGGGACACATGTCCATCATCCTTTATTATATGCCCAGACATTACATAATTGCCAGAAATACTGTCAATAGTCAAACAtgttatgttcccacttcaggaacatagtaCGGGAAGGGGTCCGTCTTGTTTTATGgatggctgctaataatgatcaaaATTGAAATTTGCATTCAGGATGGTTTTTCAACTTTTAATTAActtgcaaagtaaaaaaaacaaatcataCAAAATCTCCTTTATTGATTGTACATTTTCTGAAAATAGCCATCTGGTGCATTGACAAAATACACACAGGCTGTCTTCATGCAATTTTGCAGCAAAGTTTAATTTTCCTTTAaaattcatgattttttttttttttttggtggctgTAGGCATGAACCAATTAGTTATTTGCTCTACACTTCCTAGAAATCAAACATCAATAATATTTCAATGTGCACAGATCATATATACTACTTAGACCTGTGTCTACATGCACTTATATTCATGAACTCCCCTGAACTGGAAATCCCCAAATTCTGGTTACAAACTGAATATTTTAAGAAGACTAGAAAACTTATAAATTCATTTCACACCATGGAAAGTAAATGCACACATCAATTTTATCTGTAAATCATTCACCCTAGACATAATAGGCTATCAAGGCTAACATTTAAATGACTTGtctgtttaattatttttataatatttgttatgacttttttttttttaatctagaacTCTATACGTCACAATCTCTCACTGAACCGTTATTTTATAAAAGTACCACGTTCTCAGGAGGAGCCTGGAAAAGGCTCATTTTGGAGAATTGATCCTACTTCTGAAGCTAAGCTAGTTGAGCAGGCATTTAGAAAACGCAGACAGCGAGGAGTCTCATCTTTTCGTACACCTTTtggcccactttcttccaggtatttgctgatttttttttttttcctctccatgtttgtttttcttttcatataATAATTTTGCTTTTCTAAGcttaaaacttttgacgtgttatAGAGAGACATGCATGGTTCCTCTGTGTGATTGAAACGGCCCCATAGACCTACATTATGATGCCGTCTCAGTCATGTGAGGGGAGCCTGGAATAAGCGCGGTGATCATTTGGGTCTGACCATTCTCTtaacatatttgtttttttttttcctgacagtgCTCATTATAGAATAATACTTATTTTCTTTGTTCTAGGAGTGCACCGGCTTCCCCAACATACCCAGATTCCTGTGGCTTACAGACTCCTGAGAGCATGTCTCGAGAAGGATCCCCTGTTCCACATGACTTTGGTTTTAAGATGGCATCTGTTCCTGAATATAGATACTCCCAAAGTGCACCTGGTTAGTAATAATCAGACATTATAAAGTCCGCTTTACTTTAAGAAATTTTgtgaaagaggttgtccaggatgcAGGAAAGGTTTTTACTTTTTCTGTTTTTCCTCTGCATGTCTTGGGAGTGTATTTTCTGAGACCAGAGGGAGAAGATGCCAGTTGTGATCATCACAGGACGAAGCTTGATGCTATGACTAGTATATGCACAATGTTGCCAATATTGCAGCTACGTCCTGCAACTATTGGACACTGCATGTGGTCATGGTTTTGACTGCATTTGATGATCACAACTGGCAGCCATACAGAGGGTAGAGggcaataccttttttttttatccccaggCAACCCCCTTAAGAGGAACTTGTTGGGCCTATTATGCTGCCCTGGCTGTTTTCAGTGGTCTGTTGTTTATGACGAAGTATACAGTAAAGTGCTAACGTATGCACTGTGTGCCGGGCAATGCAGGAGAAGAATCACTGATGGCAAGAGCAGAGACAGATTCTCTTTTGCTAAcgtatagaaaacttttgacatgtcatgcagGCATGTAAAAGCACCAAAATGTCTCCTATGCATGCGGGCAGGCATTCATCTTAACCAAAGGACAGAAAACATAGCATAAAGGAATTCAAACAGCATCCATTAGTGTAAATCTTTTGTGAAGTTTATCCAGAGAGCCAAATACATGTGAACAatgttttaaccccccccccccccccccccccccgcagggtcTTTATCAAGCCTGAGAAATCTCATGTTTTAATTGTTCAGTCTCTACAATTATGTACCAGGAGCATTCTCTAAATATAGCTATAGGTGATTGGccacattataagtctatggagccttgGGAGTCATTTGTGCCGCCAAGCACTTTACATGACTGATATGTCAAGATTTTATATAAATACCAGTGAAGCTCCAAACCTTATAAAGTCCTCCAAGCCTTCTAATTAGCTATCATGGATTACTTTGTAGAgcagctttatttatttatctatgtttttatttatttagttagttaATTTacttcctttatgaactgttatTTATTTCACTAATGTATTAGTTCACTTTTCACATACCAGCATTGATTTTTGTTTTGTGACAGGTTCTCCAGTGAGTGCTCAGCCAGTTATTATGGCAAAACCTTTACCCCAAACTAATTTTGTTGCAAAACCTTTGGCATATATGCCCGCTTCCATCGTGACCTCACAGCCAACAAGTCATGCAATCCATGTGGTGCAGCAAGCTCCTACTGTCACCATGGTGCAGGTACTCACCACACCTACCAATTCAGCAAATGGATACATAATTGCCAACCAGAGGCCACCACCTTGTACCAGAGAAGAAATACGTGGAACAGTTATGGACAGTGTCTCATCTGCCAGAGGTTAGAATACCCCTCTCGTTTGTCAAGATGCTGTGTGTGGGTTACACACATTTTCTATATACCattagcaggggcggattaagagggtaccataggccccgggcagttcagaaattgtgggccccctgctaGCCACGCCCCAATTAACGAAAAATGGCAGAGCAATGTCCTCTGCAGTGAATTatatatctatccatccatccatcatctatctatctcctatctatctatccatatagaAGTAGATCCATCTCTActgtataagtgattatagtgccgTTATAGCCAGTGACTTACAGAAGGCGGCTTCTCTCCATGAGTGACGTTCTGCTAAATCAAAGTTGTTCTctgttccttttcctctccatctggctccggccatcatgaagacttccccTGCCATGACTCGTCCCcacaggatctgtcagacagacattttagattcctcactccagcatcatcctcatctctatacaatgtCCCCACCTGCTTCATAGTAAccgtgctccctctgtgccccatataataggctttctcttatagtatatgcccaccTGTGTAGCAgactagtagttatacacaggctctcagggcatgctgggactaatagttatacacaggctctcagggcatgctgggactagtagttatacacaggctgtcagggcatgctgggactagtagttatacacaggctctCAGGGCATGCGGGGAGTTCCCCCTACCCCCCCTATGGAACGCGCAGCACGTCTGCTGGAGCGtactttaaaggggcagtgcggccGCAAATGGATCCGGCCGTGGCCCCTCAGTGCACAGAGGGGATGCGGCGGCCGGCAGTGttattataatgggggcaatctagCTGGGCCCCCTGGAGCCTAGGGCCCCGGGCggttgcccagattgccctcattataatctgcCCCTGACATTAGCCTTTAGGATGTACAATACAATAGTGCAGCAGAAACAGAGAGGTCTGAAATGTCCTACCAGACCTTGCCATTCTCAGTTCAGAAAAATATCTGCTTTGTCTTTGACCCAAGTGATCTGCCCTGAGGACACAGGGAAAAGGTTACTGGCAGTCACAttgcaattatttaatttatcCCCTTCCTGCAAAATGACATACGTGGTATGTCCAATTAAGCAGTATTTCTGCGACTGAATGTACTATGTATAGTACCGCTAAAAATGTCAGTATATCAGTCTTCTTCACCTGCACCTCACCTCGCCAAAGGCGTCCTCCTTGCTCTTTTCTGTGATCCTCCGCAGCCACCTCTGACACTTTCGAACTTGTCTCTACAGTGAGAGGCcactcagctgatcgctggctgAGACGAGACAGCGCAGcgaccagtgatcagctgtagtGAGGGGGGGATCCCAGAAATAAGGTATGAGGATACCAGGGAAGTGCAAACAAGTAAgcgtctttattattttctattgtaccctttaaagcaagggctgcacgatcaTCGAGCCCTcttataggctctgtaagcgaatgctgatctagcagattagtGCTCGCTTACCCTGATCATTGGGccttgtaatacagccctaactaAACACCTAGGTGCAGTTCACCTCAAAACCTATTAATGAGCTTctgcatggtgcacagctatttcttattCAGTCATTTTCTGTGGGCAGGTCCAGGACTGAGTGGTTggtcagtagtacacacacaggcaccTCCTTCCTTAGTTGTCTAGCCTGTCACAGTACAGCTTTTACTGCTTTCCCATGGCCATTTCTGGTAAACGTGCATTGAACAGGTTTACTTTATGCTTTGTTAATGACTTATGCAGTACTTGATGACTTATGACATGTGAAGGGAGAAGAGATCACTGATGCCCTGGTTTTGCACTGATCAAAAATGCTGGTAACAGTAGCAGCAGTGGAGAGGTTATGCGTCCCTGTGGACATACAGAAGTAGGTACATTAGTGCATGTACAGCAAGAACAGCTGCTTGAAGAGTGGTCAGAGATgacagggaagccttgatttacttaTAGTAGATCATGTGTTGACAACTGACATCCTCTTTGCACTGCCGAGCAATTTATTGCATTTAGTTTCTTTGATTAAATTATTTAATAGTATTTTATTCTGCTCTATTGTCTTATATATGATAAAAATGTTCCTTATTATTCTGCAGGCATCAAAGAGGAGGTGAACACTATCACATTTGCTACAATTCCTACTCTTCCAACTGCTAGCAGAGTCATTCAGACTGTTGCTAGTGCATTGCCCCAGACTGTTCAGGGGCAGAAAGTTACCCTTCTACAGCCAGCTGCTCCAGTCAGTATAGCTCAACACTCTCCAGTGGTGACAAAAGAGGTTGTGACAACTGCCAGCCTTCCTGGAAATATGTATGGTACGTACACCACATGCATCACAGCTTGGCTTTCCAAGTATCCGAATACTATAGACTGTAAAATATCAGATTAAAATTTCTGCATTGATATAACCATTTACACTACATCTCTTCATTGTATACCATTTGACTTTATTAGTTAGGATgctggttaaagggaaactccaggcaCATATAAAAAATACAGTGCGAGCAGAGGTTTAATGTATACTTAACAGTCCTCATGCCCCCGCAAAGCTGAGTAACAGACTCCTGGACCCCCGCCAGATATCATTTTCACCTTGCTTCTTGCAACGTCACGGCCCGGGGAAAGTACACGTCTGgctgattgcctgctcagccactcaatAACTGCAGCGATGTCCCgctctagtcactgactggctgagcggggaatCCATCAACTGTGTTGTGACGTTTCAGAGGAGAGAACAGGAGGTAGCCCGGTCCAGGAGCTGGGAtgtggcactacaggggcatggATACCgctaagtatacattctttattatgtctcCCACCCCCTATCTGCATTGTATTTTTTGTttctgcctggagtacccctttaagtagattgGGACATTCATATCTGGACACTGTCTTGGggtgtttgttttcttttgttaCATTTGTAAGCACGGTGTACTAAGTAATAACCCTGTTAATCTTGCTTTCTGAAGCTCTTACCAACCCACTGCAGCTTCTTGCTGCTCAGGCAAGCACCTCTTTACCTGTGTCACTGTCCAGTGCTGTGGATCGAGAGGCCCAAAAAGAACCAGAGACAAAAAGAGCACGTCTGGATGAAGGCTGCATACAACAAACTGAAGTGATCCCATCCATGTCAGCACAAGTAGAAGGGACAGGAGAATGAGACAAGATAGAATCTTTGTAAAGATGAATGTTCAGGTAATTCTAATTAGTACTTCAATACACTAGAATTCAGCAATAAATCTGGAAATTCTTATTTTGCAAAATAGATGTCACACAGTAAGATGctgtcataaaaaatataaaagcttTTCATGTGTCATAGTGACGTGTCCAAAATTTAGGCTAGTTGGGataagtgacctccattatttgcTAGAATGAATGAGGAGACAAGCTCAGATAGGTGTGTCTTTCTATACACTGGACTTTCTATAGAACCCATCTCTGCGGGAGTGCATAGTGGTGCCTTTCTCCCTTCTGTTCTAGCAATCGACAGGGGTCTCTGCACCCTGACTCGTAAATGATCAAAATTTATGACTTGTATGACTTGAAGCCACAGcatgtgaaaacttttttttaatgaccttTTTGAGTGTGTCATCCCATAAAGCAAACCGCAGCCCATGTGCTCCATTAGGACATGTAGACATCACGGTGAGGGTTCCCTGTTGTGTGCCATAATGAGGAGCTAGGTGTTCTGGCAGAACCAGAATTGTCATGTATTACTTGGTTCTACATTTTCTTTGCAGCACCCTTGCTGAAGGAAATTATATAGCTAGATTGTCATTgaggtttagggccctattccaccggaagattatcgttcagattatcgttaaagcgttcgaatctaaacgataatcgttcggttgaaatgcagttactgattaacgaccgaacggaaaatcgttgatcgctttataagacctggacctatttttatcattgctcgctcgcaaaacgttcgcaaatcgtttgcattgaataagacatcgttcggtcattcgcaatagatgcGAACGCAGTAGCGAATAAATAGGGAAGAAAAACGGTTGCAATTACGATCGTAAGTaaggattatcgttccatggaaatgagtgaactttttcaggtctttcgcaatagcggtcgtttgaaatcgttaacgattatgcaaacgataatcgtccggtggaatagggcccttagagaaggCTGGCCTCTATTTAAAAGGAAGTTGACTTGGTGAGACAACTCTTTGTAAGTGCAGTATTATAAGTAGAGGGCCGCTATGTGTCTAATGACGTGAAAAAATATGCAGTAGATTTTTAAAGGGCCTTTACAGGCAGGAAGGTATCTTTATATAATGCCCAGAAAATTCCTTTAAGCCAGAAGGAAATACAGCAGCCAGTCATAGTGTTCTGCATGTAAATAGGACCTTAAAACTATTCTATCTATAAATGTCATACAAAAGGCTATGTTCTAGATCTGTCACCCTTTACCTTTATAACTCCCATAAGGCTATTGATATAGTTTATAATGTAACGGCTCACAACAGAACTGAATTTTATCTTTTGTGATATCTTGCAGgtcttggtgcactggaggtgaaTTCTCAGTAATCAAGTGCCTTTCCCCAGAAGGATATGTAGACAATGCATCACCATCCACAACCTAAAGATGATCTGTAGCAGAGTGCTGCATGATTTCCAATAAGCTATGTACAAAATGGTGCAGCTTTTGTAAGAGTCCTCTTAACACAGTAATAGATTAGTGTGCAGGATCCAGAGTTCATCAGGACGCTGCTTGTGGGATCATGTGATTGTGAGTGTAGTGTATAGGGTAAAGTTAGTCCTGGGATAACAGTGGTGTACAAGGGTATGCATGGCCCTGGAGTGTGGTGTACAAGATTGCAGGCAATTTTGTGCAGAATTACATGGTCTAACCTGACTGTTGTATGCAAAATTCTTAAACCAGATTGTAAGATGTTAAAAAGTGAATTTGGTCATTTCTGTTAAGGTCACTTAATTTCATTTGTGTAACACTGCCTGCCCTTCCACTTCTGAGCATCATAACTGAGTTTTCCCTTCCATCGTTTCTAaggcactatttttttttaacctccttATACCTATAGTTTAAGATACAATTATGTGTTGCAGATTGTTCTTCCTTCGGCTGCCCACTTTTCATTTGCGGGAAGCTAAAACTAGTCTTTGTAGGATGGCTACGGGAAGTATTTTTGCTATGACAGCTGTATTTTAATGCAGCCCCGGGACTAATGTTTTCTTAGGTTCTCTATCACTATAGCACTTTTATGGACATAGTATGTGCCAATGAATTCTTAATTACTAATACATTTATATGATAATCCAGATTTAAGGACCCATTTCCTGATGGTAAACAGATTCAGCCCTTTTTACC belongs to Dendropsophus ebraccatus isolate aDenEbr1 chromosome 9, aDenEbr1.pat, whole genome shotgun sequence and includes:
- the FOXK1 gene encoding forkhead box protein K1, which translates into the protein MEPGEDSGVLALLALRSAPCSPVQSGGRPAACDLASPPHQVPPALARLEGRDFEFFMRTSQVIIGRDSSQGSVDVNMGRSSFISRRHLQINFVEPHFYLRCLGKNGVFVDGAFQRRGAPPLQLSSQCTFRFPSTVIKIKFNILYQEKEVKPPMPPSPIYRHISPLKIHIPEPDMRSFASPLPSPTGTISVPNSCPASPRGAGSSGLHFIHNIASELKLVAECAKAATDQQTETSGGDSPRDESKPPYSYAQLIVQAISCAKDRQLTLSGIYAHITKHYPYYRSADKGWQNSIRHNLSLNRYFIKVPRSQEEPGKGSFWRIDPTSEAKLVEQAFRKRRQRGVSSFRTPFGPLSSRSAPASPTYPDSCGLQTPESMSREGSPVPHDFGFKMASVPEYRYSQSAPGSPVSAQPVIMAKPLPQTNFVAKPLAYMPASIVTSQPTSHAIHVVQQAPTVTMVQVLTTPTNSANGYIIANQRPPPCTREEIRGTVMDSVSSARGIKEEVNTITFATIPTLPTASRVIQTVASALPQTVQGQKVTLLQPAAPVSIAQHSPVVTKEVVTTASLPGNMYALTNPLQLLAAQASTSLPVSLSSAVDREAQKEPETKRARLDEGCIQQTEVIPSMSAQVEGTGE